A window of Pan paniscus chromosome 10, NHGRI_mPanPan1-v2.0_pri, whole genome shotgun sequence contains these coding sequences:
- the LOC100989432 gene encoding LOW QUALITY PROTEIN: G/T mismatch-specific thymine DNA glycosylase-like (The sequence of the model RefSeq protein was modified relative to this genomic sequence to represent the inferred CDS: substituted 1 base at 1 genomic stop codon) has product MVSSFDPSCRIKSQQVRSLGLSYRSEYHAVLQRPAARVPGRWSRPHQRPRGMEAENAGSYSLQQAQAFYTFPFQQLMAEAPNMAVVNEQQMPEEVPAPAPAQEPVQEAPKGRKRKPRTTEPKQPVEPKKPVESKKSGKSAKSKEKQEKITDTFKVKRKVDRFNGVSEAELLTKTLPDILTFNLDIVIIGINPGLTAAYKGHHYPGPGNHFWKCLFMSGLSEVQVNHMDDHTLPGKYGIGFTNMVERTTPGSKHLSSKEFREGGRILVQKLXKYQPRIAAFNGKCIYEIFSKEVFGVKVKNLEFGLQPHKIPDTETLCYVMPSSSARCAQFPRAEDKVHYYIKLKDLRDQLKGIERNTDVQEVQYTFDLQLAQEDAKKMAVKEEKHDLGYEAACGGAYRENPCDSEPCSFSSNGLIESLELRGESTFSGIPNGQWMTQSFTDQIPSFNNHCGTQEQEEESHA; this is encoded by the coding sequence atggTGAGCAGTTTTGACCCATCATGTAGGATAAAAAGTCAACAGGTGAGGTCTCTGGGGTTGTCTTACCGCAGTGAGTACCACGCGGTACTACAGAGACCGGCTGCCCGTGTGCCTGGCAGGTGGAGCCGCCCGCATCAGCGCCCTCGGGGAATGGAAGCGGAGAACGCGGGCAGCTACTCCCTTCAGCAAGCTCAAGCTTTTTATACGTTTCCATTTCAACAACTGATGGCTGAAGCTCCTAATATGGCAGTTGTGAATGAACAGCAAATGCCAGAAGAAGTTCCAGCCCCAGCTCCTGCTCAGGAACCAGTGCAAGAGgctccaaaaggaagaaaaagaaaacccagaacaACAGAACCAAAACAACCAGTGGAACCCAAAAAACCTGTTGAGTCAAAAAAATCTGGCAAGTctgcaaaatcaaaagaaaaacaagaaaaaattacagacacatttaaagtaaaaagaaaagtagacCGTTTTAATGGTGTTTCAGAAGCTGAACTTCTGACCAAGACTCTCCCCGATATTTTGACCTTCAATCTGGACATTGTCATTATTGGCATAAACCCAGGTCTAACGGCTGCTTACAAAGGGCATCATTACCCTGGACCTGGAAACCATTTTTGGAAGTGTTTGTTTATGTCAGGGCTCAGTGAGGTCCAGGTGAACCATATGGATGATCACACTCTACCAGGGAAGTATGGTATTGGATTTACCAACATGGTGGAAAGGACCACGCCTGGCAGCAAACATCTCTCCAGTAAAGAATTTCGTGAAGGAGGACGTATTCTAGTACAGAAATTATAGAAATATCAGCCACGAATAGCAGCGTTTaatggaaaatgtatttatgaaatttttagtaaagaagttTTTGGTGTAAAGGTTAAGAACTTGGAATTTGGGCTTCAGCCCCATAAGATTCCAGACACAGAAACTCTCTGCTATGTTATGCCATCATCCAGTGCAAGATGTGCTCAGTTTCCTCGAGCCGAAGACAAAGTTCATTACTACATAAAACTGAAAGACTTAAGAGATCAGTTGAAAGGCATTGAACGAAATACGGACGTTCAAGAGGTGCAATATACATTTGACCTACAGCTTGCCCAAGAAGATGCAAAGAAGATGGCTgttaaggaagaaaaacatgaTCTGGGTTATGAGGCAGCATGTGGTGGTGCTTACAGAGAAAATCCATGCGACAGTGAACCTTGCAGCTTCTCTTCAAATGGGCTAATTGAGAGCCTGGAGTTAAGAGGAGAATCAACTTTCAGTGGCATTCCTAATGGGCAGTGGATGACCCAGTCATTTACAGACCAAATTCCTTCCTTTAATAATCACTGTGGAACACAAGAACAGGAAGAAGAAAGCCATGCTTAA